In the genome of Acidobacteriota bacterium, one region contains:
- a CDS encoding DUF465 domain-containing protein, which produces MATMQSSVLATGSKQQLADEHTLLDTQLEHLHQKRFLTPEEELEAIRLKKLKLQVKDAMQRL; this is translated from the coding sequence ATGGCAACCATGCAGTCCTCGGTTTTGGCGACGGGTTCCAAACAGCAACTGGCCGACGAGCACACCCTGCTCGACACGCAACTCGAACATCTCCACCAAAAGCGCTTCCTTACGCCGGAAGAAGAACTGGAAGCTATCCGATTAAAAAAACTCAAACTCCAAGTCAAAGACGCCATGCAGCGGCTATGA
- the truB gene encoding tRNA pseudouridine(55) synthase TruB, which yields MTGALIVNKPAGLTSHDVVARVRRICQERSVGHLGTLDPAATGVLPLLLGRLTRLAQFFQGREKEYQGAIRFGFATDTYDAAGSTVSETSSSLPEAAAIEAVLVRFRGSIQQTPPPFSAKKVNGVPAYKLARREQPVVLKPVQIEVRAFELLRFEGDRMEFRVVCSAGTYVRSLAHDLGQALGVGAHLAELERTRVGEFTLAQSHTLEELAAVAEAGTLAGALLPALQLLPEMPAVVAPPEAAARLLHGQAANLPEFSKAPRVRAFSPDGNLLAIGRRIAGTLFQPQIVLAG from the coding sequence TTGACGGGGGCTCTAATAGTCAACAAACCAGCCGGGCTGACCTCGCATGATGTAGTGGCGAGGGTGCGTCGCATTTGCCAGGAACGCTCGGTGGGGCATTTGGGCACGCTGGACCCGGCGGCAACGGGGGTGCTGCCGCTGCTGCTGGGGCGATTGACGCGGCTGGCGCAGTTCTTTCAGGGACGGGAGAAGGAATATCAAGGTGCGATCCGTTTCGGATTTGCTACAGACACCTACGACGCTGCGGGGTCGACGGTGAGCGAGACGAGCAGTTCCCTGCCGGAGGCGGCAGCCATCGAGGCAGTACTCGTGCGCTTTCGCGGCAGTATCCAACAGACGCCGCCGCCGTTTTCGGCCAAAAAGGTGAACGGGGTGCCGGCCTACAAGCTGGCGCGGCGTGAGCAGCCGGTAGTACTGAAGCCCGTTCAGATTGAGGTGCGAGCCTTCGAGTTGCTGAGGTTCGAGGGCGACCGGATGGAGTTTCGGGTGGTCTGCTCGGCGGGCACCTATGTCCGCTCGCTGGCACACGATTTGGGTCAGGCGTTAGGGGTGGGCGCGCATCTGGCCGAACTCGAGCGCACGCGCGTGGGCGAATTCACGCTGGCGCAAAGCCACACGCTGGAGGAGCTGGCGGCCGTGGCGGAAGCCGGAACGCTTGCCGGTGCGTTATTGCCTGCGCTGCAATTGCTGCCGGAGATGCCGGCGGTGGTGGCGCCGCCGGAAGCTGCGGCGCGGCTGCTTCACGGGCAGGCGGCGAACCTACCCGAGTTCAGCAAGGCGCCGCGGGTGCGCGCTTTCAGCCCGGATGGCAACCTGCTGGCTATCGGCCGGCGCATCGCTGGGACGCTGTTTCAGCCGCAGATCGTGCTGGCTGGTTGA
- a CDS encoding sigma-70 family RNA polymerase sigma factor gives MANALPFTPSLPDLVALRRHDPEVLASVVAENAPVLYRVARAWGVPEADADDLVQETFVTFLSGLDRFEGRSQLPHLAVRHFAQQNARLPPHPPFRAAFH, from the coding sequence TTGGCCAACGCACTACCATTCACTCCCAGCCTCCCGGATCTGGTAGCCCTCCGCCGCCACGATCCGGAAGTGCTGGCGTCCGTGGTCGCTGAGAACGCGCCGGTGCTCTACCGCGTGGCGCGCGCTTGGGGTGTGCCCGAAGCCGACGCCGACGATCTGGTCCAGGAGACCTTCGTCACCTTTCTCTCCGGCCTCGACCGCTTCGAAGGCCGCAGCCAGCTTCCGCACTTGGCTGTGCGGCATTTTGCGCAACAAAATGCGCGCCTACCGCCGCACCCGCCGTTTCGAGCCGCTTTCCACTGA
- a CDS encoding redoxin domain-containing protein produces MGELGEFAKHAGEFRALDVQILAISVDPIAKARWVHDHLHTPFPILSDAKQQVMKLYGTRSPEYRNLLGISVNTPTLVLIDQQGIIRWIHQASNFRLREPVEKVLAQARKLSHRPKPRNNPPSL; encoded by the coding sequence ATGGGCGAACTCGGTGAGTTCGCGAAGCACGCAGGCGAGTTTAGAGCTCTTGATGTCCAAATCCTGGCGATCAGCGTTGATCCCATCGCCAAAGCCCGCTGGGTACACGATCACCTCCACACTCCTTTCCCCATTCTGTCGGATGCGAAACAACAGGTCATGAAACTGTATGGCACCCGCTCTCCGGAGTACCGAAATCTCCTGGGCATCAGCGTCAACACGCCGACACTGGTGCTGATTGATCAACAGGGGATCATCCGCTGGATTCATCAGGCCAGCAATTTCCGCCTGCGCGAACCGGTCGAAAAGGTTCTCGCCCAAGCCCGGAAACTCTCCCACCGCCCCAAGCCACGAAATAATCCCCCATCTCTGTAA
- a CDS encoding NAD(P)/FAD-dependent oxidoreductase, which produces MTRPLDLLVIGSGSAAQTIAHQCRAAGWQVAIVDSRPFGGTCALRGCDPKRVLAGAAEAVAWGRRLQGKGILAPPTIDWPALMRFKRTFTDPVPAAREDSFRKAGITAYHGRARFVTPTTIRIGEEQLEPRRVAIAAGAKPVPLAIPGAELLTTSEQFLDLDTLPRRITFVGGGYVSFEFAHIAVRAGAEVTILHRDARPLAHFDPDLVEVLVAKTRALGVRVELDTPVRSLERTGQDLTVRAGPESAPRSFLTDLAVHGAGRIADIDDMNLDAGGVTWNRHGVAVNEFLQSISNPSVYAAGDAAATAGAPLTPVAGYEGQVVAANLLHGNHTTANYAGLASVVFTVPPLATAGLSEQEAKTKGLRFRTHREDTSGWYSSRRVGENYAGFKVLIEEDSNKILGAHLLGPGAEETINLFALAIRSGLRIQALADPLFTYPTHASNLPYLL; this is translated from the coding sequence GTGACCAGGCCACTCGATCTCCTCGTAATTGGCAGCGGATCCGCTGCCCAGACGATCGCTCACCAGTGCCGTGCGGCCGGCTGGCAAGTGGCCATCGTGGACTCGCGGCCCTTCGGCGGAACCTGCGCTTTGCGCGGTTGCGACCCCAAAAGAGTTCTGGCGGGCGCTGCCGAAGCGGTGGCTTGGGGACGGCGCCTGCAAGGCAAGGGGATCTTGGCCCCGCCCACCATCGACTGGCCCGCCCTTATGCGCTTCAAGCGCACCTTCACCGACCCCGTTCCTGCCGCCCGGGAAGACAGTTTCCGCAAGGCTGGCATCACCGCCTACCACGGCCGCGCCCGGTTCGTCACTCCAACCACAATCCGTATCGGTGAGGAACAGCTCGAGCCGCGCCGTGTGGCGATTGCCGCTGGCGCCAAGCCCGTGCCGCTCGCTATCCCTGGCGCAGAGCTCTTGACCACCAGCGAACAGTTCCTGGATCTTGACACGCTCCCACGCCGGATCACTTTTGTGGGTGGGGGTTACGTTTCCTTCGAATTCGCCCACATTGCTGTACGTGCCGGAGCCGAAGTAACGATCTTGCATCGCGACGCCCGCCCGCTGGCGCATTTTGATCCCGACCTCGTGGAGGTGCTCGTCGCCAAAACCCGCGCCCTGGGTGTCCGGGTCGAACTCGATACCCCGGTGCGCTCCCTGGAGCGTACCGGCCAGGACCTCACCGTCCGTGCCGGACCGGAGTCAGCGCCCCGCTCGTTCCTCACGGATCTGGCGGTGCACGGCGCCGGTCGCATCGCCGACATTGACGATATGAACCTGGACGCAGGCGGCGTGACCTGGAACCGCCACGGCGTCGCGGTCAATGAGTTTTTGCAGAGCATTTCCAACCCGTCCGTCTACGCCGCCGGCGATGCGGCCGCCACCGCCGGTGCGCCACTGACGCCCGTGGCCGGCTATGAGGGTCAGGTCGTGGCAGCCAATTTGCTCCATGGCAACCACACCACCGCCAATTACGCCGGCTTGGCCTCGGTCGTCTTCACCGTGCCGCCGCTGGCCACCGCCGGCCTGAGCGAACAGGAAGCTAAAACCAAAGGCCTACGCTTCCGCACCCACCGCGAAGACACCAGCGGCTGGTACTCCTCCCGTCGTGTCGGCGAAAACTACGCTGGCTTCAAAGTGCTGATTGAAGAGGACAGCAACAAAATCCTCGGCGCTCATCTCCTCGGCCCCGGCGCCGAAGAGACGATCAATCTCTTCGCCTTGGCGATTCGCTCCGGCCTCCGCATCCAGGCCCTCGCCGATCCCCTCTTTACCTATCCTACCCACGCCTCCAACCTGCCCTACCTGCTGTGA
- a CDS encoding FAD-dependent oxidoreductase: MPQTIHTDAVDLLIIGGGSAGFAAAIAAAELGASVTMVERGTLGGTCVNVGCVPSKTMIRAAEASHRAGHAAFAGVRTHAEPVALEAIVAQKDELVASLRQSKYRDVLAAYPSVKLAVGSARLGRDGLVSVGGEPVPAGKVLLATGARPWAPPISGLADVPYLTSTEALALSTIPRRLIVLGGGAVGLELAQMFARLGSQVTVLEAAPRILPGEDAEISELLVDYLRGEGMTIRAGAMVTGVTGQPGAYQLRLREGSANTVLEAEQLLVATGRRANTAGLGLESAGIRLGAKGEILVSDHLETNHAGIYAAGDVIGDPMFVYVAAYAGNLAATNALQGNQRRYDLSALPRVTFTDPAVASVGLTEAQAREQNATEWRQLGGGLSASGRTLPGIEARTPSDQRERPGQKVASHIRVARLPMSYVPRALAARDTRGMIKLVAGDNGLLLGAHFLAPEAGEMVQAAATAIRFHIPVDELASMFHPYLTNAEGLKLAAQTFTRDVKKLSCCAA, translated from the coding sequence ATGCCCCAAACCATTCACACGGATGCAGTCGACCTGCTCATCATCGGCGGCGGGTCAGCAGGGTTCGCGGCGGCCATCGCGGCTGCGGAATTAGGAGCCTCGGTCACCATGGTGGAGCGGGGAACTTTGGGTGGCACCTGCGTTAATGTAGGCTGCGTTCCCTCCAAGACCATGATTCGAGCCGCTGAGGCTTCCCATCGCGCTGGCCACGCCGCCTTTGCCGGCGTCCGTACCCACGCGGAGCCCGTAGCGCTGGAGGCTATCGTGGCGCAAAAAGACGAACTCGTCGCCTCCTTGCGCCAAAGCAAATACAGGGATGTGCTGGCCGCATATCCTTCCGTCAAGCTGGCGGTCGGCAGCGCGCGGTTGGGCCGGGATGGCCTCGTCAGCGTGGGAGGCGAACCCGTCCCCGCAGGCAAAGTGCTCCTGGCCACCGGTGCGCGGCCCTGGGCGCCGCCCATCTCAGGGCTGGCTGACGTCCCCTACCTGACCAGCACCGAGGCTCTGGCGCTCAGCACCATTCCCCGTCGCCTCATTGTGCTGGGCGGCGGGGCAGTCGGGCTGGAACTGGCGCAGATGTTCGCGCGCCTGGGCAGTCAGGTGACCGTATTAGAAGCCGCACCGCGGATCCTTCCCGGCGAGGACGCCGAAATCAGTGAGCTGTTGGTGGACTATCTACGCGGCGAAGGCATGACGATCCGTGCGGGCGCCATGGTGACCGGGGTCACCGGGCAGCCGGGGGCATACCAGTTGCGCCTCCGCGAAGGTAGCGCCAATACAGTGTTGGAAGCCGAACAGCTTCTCGTCGCTACGGGTCGGCGCGCCAATACGGCCGGCCTGGGGTTGGAATCTGCTGGAATCCGCCTGGGCGCCAAGGGCGAGATCCTGGTGAGCGATCATCTGGAAACCAACCACGCCGGAATTTACGCTGCCGGAGATGTAATCGGCGATCCCATGTTCGTGTACGTGGCGGCCTACGCCGGAAATCTGGCTGCGACCAACGCCCTGCAGGGTAACCAGCGGCGCTATGACCTGAGCGCGTTGCCTCGGGTGACCTTTACCGATCCTGCCGTGGCTTCCGTAGGCTTAACCGAGGCGCAGGCCCGGGAGCAAAATGCAACCGAATGGCGGCAGCTTGGAGGAGGCCTGAGCGCCAGCGGGCGGACCCTGCCGGGAATCGAAGCCCGCACTCCAAGCGACCAACGGGAGCGACCAGGGCAAAAAGTGGCGAGCCACATCAGGGTTGCCCGGCTGCCCATGTCCTATGTGCCCCGCGCGCTGGCGGCGCGCGACACCCGGGGTATGATCAAACTCGTGGCTGGCGATAACGGTCTACTCCTGGGTGCTCACTTTCTCGCGCCAGAAGCAGGGGAAATGGTCCAGGCGGCTGCGACCGCCATCCGCTTCCATATCCCCGTCGACGAACTCGCCTCTATGTTCCACCCGTACTTGACCAACGCGGAAGGCCTGAAGCTCGCCGCACAAACATTCACTCGAGATGTAAAAAAACTATCCTGCTGCGCTGCTTAA
- the merP gene encoding mercury resistance system periplasmic binding protein MerP codes for MKRLVLNSVLSLALLSFLSAPAWAATRTVVLSVPGMTCPVCPITVKTALQRSPGVEQVTVNFSRKEIRVSYNDAKTNVAALEKVTARAGYPSHVEKAKQK; via the coding sequence ATGAAACGTCTCGTTCTCAATTCCGTTCTCTCACTCGCGTTGCTCTCTTTTCTTTCCGCCCCCGCTTGGGCAGCAACGCGCACCGTGGTACTTTCCGTTCCCGGAATGACCTGCCCGGTTTGTCCGATAACCGTCAAGACGGCACTGCAGCGCTCCCCCGGCGTTGAACAGGTCACGGTCAATTTCAGCCGCAAAGAAATTCGCGTCAGCTACAACGACGCCAAAACCAATGTTGCAGCCTTGGAGAAGGTTACGGCTCGAGCCGGTTACCCTTCGCACGTCGAAAAAGCCAAGCAAAAATAG
- a CDS encoding mercuric transport protein, whose product MAANPTTEASNPRGTGKGWLAAGGVLAILASACCLGPLLFVAVGLGGVWLSHLQNLEPYRPIFLAVAAIALALAYRVIFRSSPACAPAKMCARPPVRRLYRSLFFVVAALLLLAFAFPYLAPVFY is encoded by the coding sequence ATGGCGGCGAACCCAACAACGGAAGCATCCAACCCGCGCGGAACTGGCAAAGGCTGGCTGGCGGCGGGAGGCGTACTCGCCATTCTGGCCTCAGCCTGCTGCCTGGGACCATTGCTTTTTGTGGCCGTAGGCTTGGGCGGCGTTTGGCTAAGCCACTTGCAGAACCTCGAACCCTATCGCCCCATCTTTCTGGCGGTAGCCGCGATTGCGCTTGCTCTGGCTTACCGTGTCATATTTCGCTCTTCCCCGGCGTGCGCACCCGCAAAAATGTGCGCCCGGCCGCCGGTGCGCCGGCTCTACCGCTCCCTCTTTTTCGTCGTGGCCGCGCTGCTGCTGCTGGCATTTGCTTTTCCCTATCTGGCGCCAGTGTTTTACTGA
- a CDS encoding MerR family transcriptional regulator yields MTVGELARRASVNVETIRFYQRRRLLAVPSRPLGGIRRYGAEDLARLEFIKHAQRLGFSLGEVHELLRLEDGTHCREARSLGESKLALVRSRLADLRHIERALRDLVHRCGDGGGRLSCPLIAALQDPGKRGRRLR; encoded by the coding sequence ATGACGGTTGGCGAACTGGCCCGGCGGGCGAGCGTCAACGTGGAAACGATCCGCTTCTACCAGCGTCGGCGCTTGCTCGCCGTGCCCTCCCGGCCACTGGGAGGGATCCGGCGCTATGGCGCCGAGGATCTTGCACGGCTGGAGTTCATCAAACATGCGCAACGGTTAGGTTTCAGCCTGGGTGAGGTCCACGAACTGCTGCGCCTGGAGGACGGAACCCATTGCCGGGAGGCGCGCTCGCTGGGCGAAAGCAAGCTGGCGCTGGTGCGCTCGCGCCTGGCCGATCTGCGCCACATCGAGCGGGCGCTGCGCGACCTGGTGCACCGCTGTGGCGACGGCGGCGGGCGCTTGTCGTGCCCCTTGATCGCTGCCCTGCAAGACCCGGGCAAGCGCGGCCGGCGCCTCAGGTAG
- a CDS encoding MerR family transcriptional regulator, with protein MQIGELAAKAEVKISTIRFYERAGLLPAPGRSQGGRRLYQARDLQRLRFIRQAQEFGFALNDIRHLLATREHGGAVCSEVQTLAQRELARTDYKLEHLRAYRRELQRTLARWQQQPQPTCSSREICGLIERPHGPIEKI; from the coding sequence ATGCAAATCGGGGAATTGGCGGCCAAGGCGGAAGTGAAGATCTCCACCATACGTTTCTACGAGCGTGCGGGGCTGTTGCCTGCGCCCGGCCGCAGCCAGGGCGGCCGCCGCCTCTACCAGGCGCGTGATCTGCAGCGGCTCCGCTTCATCCGCCAGGCGCAGGAATTCGGCTTTGCCCTGAACGACATCCGCCACCTGCTCGCAACCCGCGAACACGGCGGGGCCGTCTGTTCTGAAGTGCAGACTCTGGCCCAGCGCGAGCTGGCGCGCACCGATTACAAACTCGAGCACCTGCGAGCGTACCGCCGCGAGCTGCAGCGCACGCTTGCCCGCTGGCAGCAGCAGCCGCAGCCCACCTGCTCCTCGCGCGAAATCTGTGGCCTGATCGAGCGCCCTCACGGGCCGATCGAAAAGATATGA
- a CDS encoding O-methyltransferase translates to MIVNPPVEDYLYGLLPPSPPVLAEMESQAKQRSLPIIGPMVARCLALLTRLVGAKRVFELGSNIGYSTLWWASAVGEGGEVFYTDLSSDLAAEARGYFERAGLADRIRTCVGDALQSLASTPGELDIIFIDHDKPQYPAALRQALPRLRTGGLLVADNVLWRGQVAEPATDEETRAIIEFNRLLYADPRLEPVILPLRDGVAVARKRAA, encoded by the coding sequence ATGATTGTCAACCCTCCCGTCGAAGACTATCTCTACGGCCTGCTGCCGCCCAGCCCGCCCGTGCTGGCGGAAATGGAATCCCAGGCTAAGCAGCGTTCGCTCCCCATCATCGGCCCCATGGTCGCCCGCTGCCTCGCGCTCCTCACCCGCCTCGTGGGCGCCAAGCGCGTCTTCGAGCTCGGCTCCAACATCGGCTACTCCACTCTCTGGTGGGCCTCGGCGGTCGGCGAGGGCGGGGAAGTGTTCTACACCGACCTCAGTTCCGATCTGGCCGCCGAAGCCCGCGGCTACTTCGAGCGCGCCGGCCTTGCCGATCGCATTCGTACGTGCGTTGGCGATGCGCTCCAGTCACTCGCCTCGACACCCGGTGAGCTCGACATCATCTTCATCGACCACGACAAGCCGCAATATCCCGCCGCGCTCCGCCAAGCCCTCCCGCGCCTCCGAACCGGCGGCCTGCTGGTCGCCGACAACGTTCTCTGGCGCGGCCAGGTCGCCGAGCCTGCAACCGATGAAGAAACGCGGGCCATCATCGAATTCAACCGCCTGCTCTATGCTGACCCCCGCCTCGAGCCCGTGATCCTGCCCCTCCGCGACGGCGTCGCCGTAGCACGGAAGCGTGCGGCATGA
- a CDS encoding metal-dependent hydrolase — MFNTRGIKLTWLGQSTYRIQSNGKTFYLDPFLTPNPFCPESEKNPTQADFILVTHGHADHTSDLVALAKRTHAKVVCMLELGLWLEKEGIPADQIIGCHKGATIELGGAKISMVHADHSSSVKGPDGLAIYTGEAAGFMIHFAEGLRTYFAGDTAVFGDMRLLAEIYQPEVAFLPMGDFFTMGPMEAAHACRLLGVPYVVPNHFATFPVLTGTPAGLRQQLQAAGTPCEVCEIKPGQTI, encoded by the coding sequence ATGTTCAACACCCGCGGCATCAAACTCACTTGGCTGGGCCAGTCTACCTACCGCATCCAGTCCAACGGTAAAACCTTCTATCTGGATCCCTTCCTGACGCCCAATCCGTTCTGTCCGGAAAGCGAAAAGAACCCCACTCAGGCCGATTTCATCCTGGTCACCCACGGTCACGCCGATCACACCAGTGACTTGGTGGCGCTCGCCAAGCGTACGCACGCCAAAGTGGTCTGCATGCTCGAACTCGGCCTCTGGCTCGAAAAAGAAGGCATTCCCGCTGACCAGATCATCGGTTGCCACAAAGGCGCCACCATCGAGCTGGGCGGCGCCAAAATTTCCATGGTCCATGCCGATCACTCCAGCAGCGTGAAGGGTCCGGATGGGCTCGCCATCTACACCGGCGAGGCCGCCGGCTTCATGATTCATTTTGCCGAAGGCCTGCGCACCTACTTCGCCGGCGACACCGCCGTCTTTGGTGACATGCGCCTGCTCGCCGAAATCTATCAGCCCGAGGTCGCCTTCCTGCCGATGGGCGATTTCTTTACCATGGGTCCCATGGAAGCCGCGCACGCCTGCCGCCTGCTCGGCGTCCCCTACGTCGTGCCCAATCACTTCGCCACCTTCCCGGTGCTCACTGGCACGCCCGCCGGCCTGCGCCAGCAACTCCAGGCCGCCGGCACGCCCTGCGAAGTCTGCGAGATAAAGCCCGGCCAGACGATATGA
- the fabG gene encoding 3-oxoacyl-[acyl-carrier-protein] reductase — MPDISHQSSVISHQSGGRVALVTGASQGIGRAIALALAADGCAIACAARNAEKLAAVVAEIEAAGSRALAVPMDVADEAQVKAGVQQVIAQLGKCDILINNAGMTRDQLLLRMKKADWDAVLATDLTGAFLTSQAVLPGMVRAHWGRIINIASVVAQSGNPGQTNYVAAKAGLIGFTKALALEVASRQITVNAVAPGFIATAMTASLGDKVQEALLARVPLGRMGSEADIAAAVSFLASDRAAYITGETLAVNGGLYLA; from the coding sequence ATGCCTGACATCAGTCATCAGTCATCAGTCATCAGCCATCAGTCGGGTGGTCGCGTGGCTCTGGTGACCGGCGCTTCGCAGGGCATTGGGCGCGCGATTGCGCTGGCGCTTGCCGCCGACGGTTGCGCCATCGCGTGCGCCGCGCGCAACGCCGAAAAGTTGGCCGCGGTCGTCGCTGAAATTGAAGCCGCCGGCAGCCGCGCCCTCGCCGTCCCTATGGACGTGGCCGACGAAGCCCAGGTCAAAGCCGGCGTGCAGCAAGTCATCGCCCAGCTCGGCAAATGCGACATCCTGATCAACAACGCCGGCATGACACGCGATCAGCTCCTGCTGCGCATGAAAAAAGCGGACTGGGACGCCGTCCTCGCCACCGATCTCACCGGCGCCTTTCTCACCTCGCAAGCCGTCCTGCCCGGCATGGTGCGCGCCCACTGGGGCCGCATCATCAATATCGCGAGTGTGGTCGCCCAGAGCGGCAATCCCGGCCAGACCAATTACGTCGCCGCCAAAGCCGGCCTCATCGGTTTCACCAAAGCTTTGGCGCTCGAGGTCGCCTCGCGTCAGATCACCGTCAACGCCGTCGCCCCCGGCTTCATTGCGACCGCCATGACCGCATCGCTCGGCGACAAGGTGCAGGAGGCGCTGCTCGCGCGCGTGCCCCTCGGCCGCATGGGCAGTGAAGCCGATATCGCCGCCGCCGTATCCTTTCTGGCCAGTGATCGCGCCGCCTACATCACCGGAGAAACGCTCGCCGTCAACGGTGGGCTATATTTGGCATAG
- the fabD gene encoding [acyl-carrier-protein] S-malonyltransferase, whose protein sequence is MKIAFLFPGQGSQYAGMGHDLQQHFPVAAEVFATADAALGEPLSQLCFQGPEEQLKLTANTQPAILTVSVAAARVLAERGLKPDYVAGHSLGEYSALVAAACLDFKEAVKVVRRRGELMQEAVPAGQGAMAAILGMEAEAVIALCAEAAQSEVCSPANFNSPGQIVIAGDKAAVDRAVELASSRGVKAIPLPVSAPFHCALMAPAQETLQWDLWNTYFSELEMPLMTNVDAELIEAAEEARDGLIRQVTAPVQWERSMRGLLEKGVTHFIEVGPGKVLSGLMRRIDRGAVTCNVEDSSSLEKTLEAMAHA, encoded by the coding sequence ATGAAAATTGCCTTCCTTTTCCCCGGCCAGGGCTCCCAATACGCCGGCATGGGCCACGACCTACAGCAGCACTTTCCGGTTGCGGCGGAGGTTTTCGCCACCGCTGATGCGGCCCTCGGCGAGCCCCTCTCCCAGCTTTGCTTTCAGGGCCCCGAAGAGCAGCTCAAACTCACCGCCAACACGCAACCAGCGATTCTTACCGTCTCGGTCGCCGCCGCGCGCGTCCTCGCCGAACGCGGCCTCAAGCCCGATTACGTCGCCGGTCACAGCCTGGGCGAATACTCGGCCTTGGTGGCGGCCGCCTGTCTCGACTTCAAAGAAGCCGTCAAAGTTGTCCGCCGCCGCGGCGAACTGATGCAAGAAGCCGTCCCCGCTGGCCAAGGCGCCATGGCGGCAATCCTGGGTATGGAAGCCGAGGCCGTCATCGCCCTCTGCGCCGAAGCCGCCCAGAGCGAGGTCTGCTCGCCCGCCAACTTCAACTCCCCCGGCCAGATCGTGATCGCCGGTGACAAGGCCGCCGTCGATCGCGCCGTCGAGCTCGCCTCCTCGCGTGGCGTCAAAGCCATTCCGCTGCCCGTCAGCGCTCCCTTCCATTGCGCCCTCATGGCCCCCGCGCAGGAAACGCTGCAGTGGGACCTCTGGAACACCTATTTTTCCGAGCTGGAAATGCCGCTCATGACCAACGTTGATGCCGAGCTGATCGAAGCCGCCGAAGAAGCCCGCGACGGCCTCATCCGTCAGGTCACCGCTCCCGTCCAATGGGAGCGCTCCATGCGCGGTTTGCTCGAAAAAGGTGTCACCCACTTCATCGAAGTCGGCCCCGGCAAGGTCCTGAGCGGCCTCATGCGCCGCATCGACCGCGGCGCGGTCACCTGCAACGTCGAAGATTCTTCCTCACTCGAAAAAACTCTGGAGGCGATGGCACATGCCTGA